Part of the Fimbriimonadaceae bacterium genome, CGGACAAGTTCGATGCAGTCAAGGCGTGCGCGGGAGGCATGGGGTGGCCGGCTGCTGGCATCATGGCTGTACGGGGACCGGTTCCGATGCAAAGGCTTCGGGGTGGATCGCCCTGGCCAGCGCCTCCAGCCCTTCCATGACGCGCGGGCCTGGGCGGTTGAGGGCATCGGCCGACACTTCACGAAGCCGGCTTTCTCGAACGGCGGTCACCGTTGTCCAGCGCCTCCAAGCCTCCTGCTCACTTCGCGACACGGTTTCAACCGACCCTCTGGGAAACAGCAGGATTTCGGGATCTTCCTTCAACACCGTTTCCATGGTGAGACGCGGATAGGGCGCCTTCGCCTCCGCGGCGATATTGAGTCCGCCGGCAAGCCCGATCATCTGGTGAATGTAACTTCCCGGTCCCACCGTAATGAGCGGCTGGCTATTGATGACATACAAGACCCGAACGCGTGCCAGATGCTCGGTTCTGGCGGTGAGTTCCGCCATCCGGCTCCGCATGGCCGCGGTCATGGCATGGGCTTCCGTCGAACGATCAAAAATGCGTCCCAGCGTGTGAATGTGTGAAAAAATGCTCTCCACCGAGGTGGCTTCCAACAGGAGCACCGGGATCTTCAATTCCTCCAGCTTGGCCAGCACGTTCGCGCGGTGGAACTCCCGCGGCGCGACGATCAATTCCGGCCGGAGGGCCACCAGGGATTCCAGATTGGGGTTGGCGTACCCGACCTTGGCTTTGGCCTTGGCCGCGACCGGGAAATTGCAAAAGTCCGTGACCCCGACGATCTGTTCGTCCAGCCCCAACGCAAACAACATCTCCGTGATGCTGGGCGCCAACGAGACGACTCGTGCGGGCGCCTTGGCCACATAGAGTTTTCTGCCCGCGTCGTCGATAAACGTGCGCGGCGTAATATTGGCCATGAAGGGCATGCCCGTAAGGATGCCTTGTTGACGGCGTTTCATCACCGCATCATCCTCCGAAGGTTGCGCAAACGCGAGCGATACA contains:
- a CDS encoding cobalamin-binding protein, which gives rise to MKRRQQGILTGMPFMANITPRTFIDDAGRKLYVAKAPARVVSLAPSITEMLFALGLDEQIVGVTDFCNFPVAAKAKAKVGYANPNLESLVALRPELIVAPREFHRANVLAKLEELKIPVLLLEATSVESIFSHIHTLGRIFDRSTEAHAMTAAMRSRMAELTARTEHLARVRVLYVINSQPLITVGPGSYIHQMIGLAGGLNIAAEAKAPYPRLTMETVLKEDPEILLFPRGSVETVSRSEQEAWRRWTTVTAVRESRLREVSADALNRPGPRVMEGLEALARAIHPEAFASEPVPVQP